CCAGATGGCACCATCATTGATTCTAACAAACGTTTTTTAGAATTTACCAACTATAAAAGAAAAGAGGTCATCAATATAAAAAAAGTTACAGATTTTCTTTCTATTGGAGGTAAAATATACTTTCAAACGATCTATTCTCAAAAGTTAAATTTAACGGGTACTGTAGAAGAAATAAATTTTGATTTTATTAAAAAAGACGGAACTAAATTTCCTGTTCTGATTAATTCAGTCGAAATAAAAAGTAAAGAAGGGCATCACATTTTTACACAATCAACAGTATTCAATATCTCACAAAGGAAAAAGTATGAAACAGAGCTTCTAATTGCCAAAAAGAAATCGGAAGAACTCTCTAATGAATTGACACTTAGAAATAAAGAATTACAAATTGGTTCTGAATTAATTTTACAACAAAAATTACAATTAGAAAAATTCAATCAAGAGTTAGAAAATAAGAATAAACAACTCTCAAACTTCACACATATAGCCTCTCATAATTTAAGAGCTCCTGTTAGTAACCTTAACTCGTTAATGGATTTCTACAATGAAAGTACAGATATAGATGATAAGGCAATGCTTTTTACTAAATTCGAAATAGTGATAGGGCATCTCACAGAAACATTAAATGAATTAATAGCGTCTGTAAAAATT
The window above is part of the Polaribacter sp. SA4-12 genome. Proteins encoded here:
- a CDS encoding PAS domain-containing sensor histidine kinase, which encodes MNYNIDYKELYNTSPYGYFCSLPDGTIIDSNKRFLEFTNYKRKEVINIKKVTDFLSIGGKIYFQTIYSQKLNLTGTVEEINFDFIKKDGTKFPVLINSVEIKSKEGHHIFTQSTVFNISQRKKYETELLIAKKKSEELSNELTLRNKELQIGSELILQQKLQLEKFNQELENKNKQLSNFTHIASHNLRAPVSNLNSLMDFYNESTDIDDKAMLFTKFEIVIGHLTETLNELIASVKIQMDVNIKHDPVIFDVILSKTMGILEGKILESSAVITSNFAEVPNIEYPKLYLESIILNLLSNSIRYRSPNRIAKIHLSTEINNNEITLIVTDNGLGIDLKKHRHRLFKLNNTFHRHPDSKGVGLFMTKIQIETIGGSIDVESEVEKGTTFKVMLRKI